Genomic DNA from Schistosoma haematobium chromosome 1, whole genome shotgun sequence:
AGACTTCTCGCattgaactcctcagcagtgaaaaCCCACGATGCTGTCGAGGATCGAGCGCAAAGCATTCAGTCTTGCACGCCAATCCTTAACGTCCAGATCACTGAGCAGCAATATCATGGTGTACGTGTTTTACTTCAATCACTTTGAGATATTGTGCGACTAGATATCATCGTCTTTGATGAGTAACTACTTCAAGTCGGACTTCGCTACTCACGACTTTTCACTGAAACTCTTAGTGAAGGCTACACACCCAAgataatgaaatatacatatcaccGCTTTTCGCGAACAACCCTTCAAATTAGAACTCTCCTCTATGTAGACGGTTTATTCGTCACAATTTTAGCTTCTTTTAGATAAAGTCAGCGTGAGCATTGTATTCCAGGAATTCATTAGAATCTCTCTACACACGGCTAATAGATTATCCTCTTGACATGATGTATGATTTTATATTACTAGTAATCGTATTGACATTGCAGGAACACAAATTCTAACAGTTTATACTCCTGATCTATTCTCTTAACTTGCAGCTGTTTGTCATTTTCCCCACCAGCTAGAAGATTTAGTCCATCTAAATAAATCCAATTAGCTCTGAATAAACTCATTTTCAATTCTTTAAAACATAACCTAATCTTCTTtatatttatgtgtataaaATACCTCAACATTATTGTAACACCTTTACATCGACCAAGAATTTCAGTTACACCATGCCAATCACATCaacaaatatgttttaaaaGTAAAATTTCTGAACAAATATACTAATTAGTTCAgtttaaataatgtaaataatgaGCTAACTAGTAAATGTGTTCAGAAATTTTACTTTAAAACATATTTGTAGATCTTATGTATATGGTATGACCTGATAACTTccaataaattgaacattgaattgattatttttaataaaaataacatatttgtaatattgaaaaaattgcttatgataaacaaattttaGTTTATACGTTTCTGACGTTTTCGAAGTGGTATAAAGTGTACAATAGAGGTAGTTTGTGTCCGAATTGTGATAACCAGCATTTATAGCATACTAGgagatgaaataatttattgaagTAATAATGTTTGATAAAGGCACATGACTAGTGTACTGGTGAACTTACGTTTGCATGTGGTATTCGTAAGCGTGTATTTCCAATTTAATTGGTGTAACGTCAGTGTTTGAgatgaaacatgtttttaaaAACTTGTCTTCATGTACCTAGAGAACTCATTGTGACCTGCTCAACAATCATAACATCTCCTAACTGTATAATATCAGTTTGACCAACACAAACATTTCAGATCACCCTTCAAGACCTATTCAAAATTCAGGGAGTTGGCGGAGTAATTTGATGTAGCTCAGTTTCCTGTGTTCTTTTTGTAGCTActtaatttaattgtttatgaatAGAACAGCTATTATGTCATAGCTATTTGAATTAATTGACTCTAAGCTTATCATTAGTATGAACTATATTGAGTTTCATTTATGTATGAGTAAGCAATTCTGAAACCATTTAAAATGTATTCCAATATACAGTATATATAATTGAGGAATTCTTTCTGATTATATGTATTCACTTACATTTGTTATTTTAGTTTGGTcaattaaatattatcattatctcTAACTTATTCAGTATAACTCAGAACATGTGTTGGTTGCTAACTAATCAACTATTAAGCTTAGTGATTCTCACTGTATTTTGTAAGATACCTATACAAGTAATATTGTGCTTGcgctattgttttatttgatttatttatttgatttcacTGTCCTGTATACTTTGTGACATCAGGTAAAGCATAAGATTAGGCTTTGAAGTAAGAAACTCCGTAGTCTAATTGTAATCAATATAATCTGTACTGATATACATTCAATTTATTAGCAATGTTCGGGTTAGTCATTGAATAACGATCGGATTCAGTCAAATGTCATTGGATTGTTCGGTTCAAGAACAAATTAATTGAAGGTAAGGAACCTAATTCATAACGTTTATCTTTGTAGGTGTACAAATCATTGTTTTGCTTAATTTCAAcgataaatgaatatattttgcTTGATATCATAGTAAAgcacaattatatgaacgaagaatattcatttcaataatttcttatcaggccctacaattatatatccaaattaataaccCATAAAATTGGTCAGATTTAGTGCAGAGTACACCATTTAAAATCATACCATGTGAATTAAGGATTGTTTGGAATAGAAAATAAAGTCAAATCGATAATGTTTAGGTagctaatatgaagtgttagcttgaatcagtttataagtgaaatgaaattgtgagttAAGTGATCGGAATAAATATGGTGAACATGGGATGAGAGAGATAATCATGTAATTACAAAACAGAAATTgtgtaatatgtagaataatatgaaatagGCACAAATTAGTGGATAGTGatggatgctgaataaatttctcaaaatgaGTAGCAAGTATTTCGGGTAGAACTAACTAGATATAACTATGTCAAGACAACAATGCAGTGTTCCACCAATCGAATCActcttgacggagaagatttggaggatgtaaagaccgttacatatctgggcagcatgaTTGACGAAaacggtggatctgatacagatgtgaaggtgcggatcggtaaagcaagagcagcatctCTACATTTGAGGAACATGTGAAACTCGAAATAATAGTCAACTAacaacaaggtcagaattttcaatacaagtgtcaagacagttctactgtatgggatggAAACGTGGAGAACCATGGAAGCCGTCACCcacaagatacaggtgtttattaacaattgtctacgaaaaatacttcggatccgttggccaaacactatcagcaacaacctactgtgggagagcaCAAACCGGATCTCAACGGAGTaggaaatcagaaagaagcgctggaagtggataggacacgcattgaggaaagcacccaattgtgtcacaagacaaaccctcacatggaatcctcaatgccaaaggaggagaggaagagcaaagaacacattacgccgagaaatggagatagacatgagaagaatgaataaaatttgtATAGAACTTGGAATGTTGGCTTAGGACatagtgggttgtagaatgctgatcagcgacctatgctccattgggcgTAAGAGGCATGAGTAAGTAATGCGATGTTCACTCTCGTTTATTATAGTTGTAATACTTTAATCAGTGTTAGAATTTAGCTGATATGTAGAATACTATTTTGAAGTGTTCTTTATGAATATGTCACGTTTCTCTTTGAAATCAATCATTGACTGCTTAATTACTTTAAAATTTAAATGTCAACTACTATCCCTAAcattcattgaaattatatgTAAGCGTAAAACGGAAGAAGCTCAGTTCATTTTTTAGATTTTCTATCGTGACAACTTTAATATTGTGTGTTTCATAAAGTTCTAATGACTTGCCTGATGTGTGCAGTTGAAATCGTAGGCATCACATTTTATTCGATAAAATAAGATGCTTATCACTTCATTCTTGTAGTTCACCATCATTCAACTTTCTCTAGCTATTCCAAGAAGTTTGATTATATGAAGTATTCATAAAATGATCAGAGAAAACCACTGATTTATCAGTTACAAGTTCAAGTTACTCGAGTTCGAATCACAACTTTTTATGATGTTCAATGATATTATCCAGTTGCCTCAAGAGAAGTGAATAAACAGGACATATTCTAAACTGTTTTAGTAGACAACGGTGAAAAGTCTAGAACGGGAAAAGAAAACTGATATTTTTACAGCAGTTTTTCAAGTAAAATTATCACTTACAATAATCATTTTATAAGACTGTTATTGTCTGTGGTGGTTTATACAATTAATAGCGTTTTCAAAAATAAGTAAAAtctaaactattaaaatgaatcaACATGAACAAATGAAAGTGAACATAAGTTGACTGTGATGATCAACTAAGCGTTTTGTGAAATTAGATATGATTTTGTGAACAATGCAATATAGAGTAATGTGTGAGATTAAAACTTGGATCTAATTGTTTACTTGTCATTTCGTTTAAAACTTTCTTCATGATATAATACTCTGTGCAGTCATATGCAATCGGTTCAAAATCATCATGAAACTTATTGGCGAAGAATTCAACTCGTGACGTTATGTACGGAAGGTTGTTTATGCCTATAATGCAAACAATACGGCGCACTCTTGGACTTTTGCAACCTTCATGATACCATGTTACATAACGAGCTATGAAGATTTTCCGTGGATCTGAATGATTAGTCACATGAATTTCATTACAAGCACCAGGGGCACCAAGTAGTGGATTATGAGTTAGTGtaggaaaaaataattcatctgGATGTTTTCTTAAGTGTCTTTCTTCTTTCATCGCATTGAGAATTTCGTTTGCTTTTTGATCAGTTTGATAGAAGTGAACAAACTCGCGCTTTAATGCCATGTAAAAACTTCCCTTGGTCCAAATAATCTAGAAAAGACAAATGGTTCTAGAGATGATGTTATTGTGACAAAATACATgattccacacacacacacacgcacacacacacacacatgtataCTTATATACGAACAAAGCCGCACAACGATCTATTCATTACAAAAACTTTTCATATCAGGCTAAAAGTTGATTGAGTATAGTTTTAAACCCAACTTTACTGTGAATTCTGGTATTTCGATAGCTTTCAAGTAATTTGAACAAAAAGTGATTTGAAtaagtgtggtgtttgaatgaactaatgattcctttgtacttgttgaatgcttgatttcgaattctaaatacggTACATTcttttgtggttatctagtacttcttgatccgattacgttatttttgGGATTATTAGTTCATActttaattcaaatactcctattTATCACATTGGGTTTgcgatggagcctgcgatggaacagttagatattcattcaactgctgaagcttttgaggattactttgaaaggttcgaaatctgggttATGACCAAGAAAGATGGTGAGGATGGTAATgttgtggcacatttcctcacattcatcggaaaagaagcatatagcttattaaaaactctggctttacccGAAAAGCACATTTCGTTTTCtcatacaactctcaaggatctactgctagactatgttaagtatacaattTTCGAATTCGGTAagggaggaagatttcgtaaaatgattcatgagaatataaaaaattccactgcattatgtcatcccaacccagtgcatactcaaggttatgcagataattcattgaggagttgcgattcagttcacgaagatgggcacaagtttggtcagtaTTTGTCCGGTGACAAGTTCCACTCTttgaattcatgtaaatttcgtgaTTCTATATGCTTTTAATGTGGTGATGTTGgaaatattcagtcagtttgtaatactactgttcatcttgctgcaactaatattaagtcgtgtaattctgattctattaattcgagtatttataatgatcatttatctttatcaacgattgcaatagacagtgaagagtcatatagcagttcagagttaagtgaaactcagaattcttgcgagacaaCAATTTCTAACCAAAcgatttatcagatttctcatgttattgtaccaaatatggtttttcctaatgattcacctATTTCTGACGAAATCCCTGGCAAATCTGAAgtaaatatgttgagtgaacataattatgatcgaaaacgTGATGTAGTTGTGatggatgctgatttttctaatgatcctttgctctgcaatgacattcttaataaattcgaggaaactatttcagaagaatcaaatcgtgatgttctatcaaatattatttgtcctcataatgcatttgtttcttgtgggaaagtTGTTCAGTGCTAAGCACTAGcactaaatgagctcgattttgattacaattcggatgatttcatatcaactactgtttatccttatcacaaaaacacttctaatgtttactcgagtcaatgtgagaaatatgttttaaatgaagccatatcattcataacttggggatataaagatccaacattatttcatgGAGGAAGATAGTGTTGGGAAATCTGTGCTTTAAATTCTAGATAGTGGTTTcggtacacaaccgacatggAGGTTGTATACAATCCCAGGAACCAAGtaagtctgttccgatttcggttgttaattccaatactaattagcacattctagataatacagattCCTTATCCAATGCAgtgtcggacagacacaggatgaacttaagaaaacgtacaatcgattacagacacttaaacttcaatttaagctgtggcggatgtggtgtttgaatgaactaatggttcctttgtacttgttgaacgcttgatttcgaattctaaatacagtacattcgtttttGCTtttctagtacttcttgatccgattacgttatttttgGGATtattagttcatactataattcaaatactcctaatcatcataataTGTTATGAGTATTATATTAACTTTTTCAAGATAAGAGTTGCGGTAATCAATCGATAGTTATTAAATCTAACCGGCTTTTCATAACactgattcattttatttaatagaTGTAATTGTTATTTGAAGTGTGCAAAATGTACGACCTAATCAAGCGAAACTTAGTTGCATGTTAATCTCTATCTCTAGTGATTTACATCACTTCATTCGGGAATATAACCTCAAACAGACTATAGTGACTATATTAACTGGAAATCAAGCAAAAAATTATGCATCGAGTTCAATATTATAAAGATTAGTGGTATTCGTATGATACTGATGGTTTTCGCCAAATGCTCAGTAGATTACTGACTGCAACATTATGGATTGcataattaaaacaatcaaaacaaTCAAAAGCATTTATAAAAAATAGCTTCGAAAATACAAGAGGTATATGTGTAGATTCAATATTGTAGTTTTATTTCAGACTGTTTTACAAATTGTTATGTTACTTCTGTTACCATAGATCTGATTACACAGGTGTTGTATATTGTCTATTTTAATCATATTTACATTTACTGTAACTCTACAAGTTTAATTTATCATGATAAAGGCTTCTTTATGGTTGCCCCAACTAGACATGCAACGCATGGTTCATAACTgtatttactttattattatattaagtTCCAATAGAGAAAATCATTATCAAGATCATAATAACTATAAAACTTACAGGAAATGAGAAATTCTTTTTAGGCCAACGTGAAGGGTTGAAATTTGGACCTAAGCCTTCAACGACATTTGATCCGTTTATTGCTTTCAATGCTGCAACCAACTCCCAGTTTGTCCTCAAAGGTAATTCTTGTCCATTCAAATTCAATAGATATTTCCACATATAGTCTGtgttttttattaatttgtCCGCACATACAAGAAACGCTTCAAGTAAGGAATAATATCCCCACTGAATATTTATACTTTCTGTCCGGTTCAACACCATAACATTTAAACCAAAACATCGGGCCAACTCTAACACTTGATCATAAAATTCAATTGGGGATTTAGAATCTACATGAATACAATACAAATTATGTGGTCTGTATATCAGTCGAAGTAGACGTGATACTTGTTTAATGTTTTGATGAACAGATAAACTGAATGCTAAAGGAAATAGTTTTTCTTCAATTGAGGATTGAATGACATGACCATGGAACAATTTAAACTCTTCACATTTATGAGGATTTGATAAATACATAGAGCTTTGGTCCCGATTTGACTGAATACTTTCAAAAACTCCATTATTGGGATTCACACCTTTGGTTGTGAGCAAATATTCACAAATTTTTTTAACTTCACTGTATTTTTCTGTCTGAAACTGATTTAAATCATTGCTGACTCCAATAAACGAATACAGTAGACAAAACAGCATGAGGACTGACAAAATTAGCAAACAATTCAATATTAACCTTTTCATTTGAATATAATGATGAGATCGTATTGTGAACGTTTTTATTTCATGTGTAAACATCATTTATCCAGTTATTGAATATACACATTCAACTATCTGACTTTATCTGAAAGAGAAACCAGAATATGAGGATGACTCAAATTGAATGTTATTTAAATACGAGAAGAAAATATCCATAAATACTTCTGAAACCAATTATTAGACAATTGACAGGTATACCATAAACAAGTGGTATGATTACATACAAATTTTGAGTTTAAAAGAGAACACTCACAGACAGATTCATCTAAATGTTTGACCTCAATAAATCGTAGTATAATTGTGCTTATTTGACATTTACGGATTCACAATAATCTGTGCATGACTTAAAAATGTTACTCACTACACCTActgacatatgtatatataatttaattggATGAATAAAGTACTGTTTAAAAGTGCTATCGTAGTGGACGGAAACTCAAATACGGCAAaccagtttattattttatacaaaaGCACACAATGCCTTTGTAGAATATGAAgtacatacattaaatacatcatttgtactCCATCATCCtctcaattctgttgttattccgATAGCACTCTTCTTTCCATCCTCTTCTCTCTATTTCAGTCTTCTTCCGGTTAACATTTTAACTCCAATTCCTACTaaacactacttatatctgtccgcATAAGTAGCGTACAACACACTATATATATTCTCTAATTCATAGATTATTTATTAGTACACAATGTTAATACAATCCAAACGGAAACTGTTGGATTAGGCTTGTTAGTTATGCTTTTGGAAAGTgtgtatattcatatattttagtTTCCAGCAAATTTTAGAATAACATATCAGTTTAAATCCT
This window encodes:
- the GCNT1_6 gene encoding Beta-1,3-galactosyl-O-glycosyl-glycoprotein beta-1,6-N-acetylglucosaminyltransferase (EggNog:ENOG410V4IF~COG:G~CAZy:GT14), encoding MMFTHEIKTFTIRSHHYIQMKRLILNCLLILSVLMLFCLLYSFIGVSNDLNQFQTEKYSEVKKICEYLLTTKGVNPNNGVFESIQSNRDQSSMYLSNPHKCEEFKLFHGHVIQSSIEEKLFPLAFSLSVHQNIKQVSRLLRLIYRPHNLYCIHVDSKSPIEFYDQVLELARCFGLNVMVLNRTESINIQWGYYSLLEAFLVCADKLIKNTDYMWKYLLNLNGQELPLRTNWELVAALKAINGSNVVEGLGPNFNPSRWPKKNFSFPIIWTKGSFYMALKREFVHFYQTDQKANEILNAMKEERHLRKHPDELFFPTLTHNPLLGAPGACNEIHVTNHSDPRKIFIARYVTWYHEGCKSPRVRRIVCIIGINNLPYITSRVEFFANKFHDDFEPIAYDCTEYYIMKKVLNEMTSKQLDPSFNLTHYSILHCSQNHI